The proteins below are encoded in one region of Acidimicrobiia bacterium:
- a CDS encoding alkaline phosphatase family protein translates to MPEGGAGGARAGETVAARAGHRRGRALVVLSTVAALLASFAIAWTASASAAGGPTATLLASPASGGLSKIKHVVLIMQENRSFDHYFGMYPGADGIPVDASGNPTVCVNDPTTHQCVYPWHDPTDITNGGPHGAHDANNDIDGGRMDGFIKQYQAALKNCRGKPNQPDCGVPKAEPDVMSYKLRSDLPEYWSYADNYVLMDHMFGSGRTWSLPEHLFMVSDWAARCYKPNDPMSCENEVDAVDDARFQPSPNYAWTDVTHLLSQNGVSWGYYVFDGSEPDCEDPGDLTCIPLPQSYRTGSIWNPLPYFSDVKQAGQLGNIQSVDNFVAAAQNGNLPAVSWVVPTNSVSEHPPASIEDGRKYVTYMVNKVMQSPDWDSTAIFLAWDDWGGFYDHVNPPGVDANGFGIRVPSLLISPYAKQGYVDHGVHSFDSYQRFIEDVFLGSSRLDPTTDGRPDPRPVVRENYPGLADLADDFDFTQSPRPPDIIGNSSASALAAPVNPKAKALPSAQPPSAADLSSRSIMPATPPRAAVDATAGPISGTENFSVVFDGSQTRTGTRALTQWSLDFGDGKSTQGTGAPSATIKHTYASAGAFTAHLHVVDQAGSTADDTLVANVTAAAPTVWIQGSKPLGFDTLSESFNASESSAGKWTIDFGDGTKAKKGTGVPPAALRHGYKHVGIYTTTLTVTDPDTGRSNVARAVSTVSASRAPTAVSKVPDVGPSSAHLLADLWYNGKPTSFHFEWGTNPSNLNNFTPTRSAANGASSPAQEITGLTGGGKYYYRVVATNSVGTTYGDVIAFTPNTGPKVKLTNPKSLTKDSVTLTGSVNPQDAATTAHFEWGVGNNIDHVTPDVDMGGNKGMKPITADLTGLQPNTTYSYRLVAENAVGETASPAKKLTTKPATGGASAADDTVASSSSIVHF, encoded by the coding sequence ATGCCGGAGGGCGGGGCGGGCGGGGCCCGGGCGGGTGAGACGGTTGCCGCGCGAGCCGGACACCGTCGCGGTCGCGCGCTCGTCGTGCTGAGCACCGTTGCCGCGTTGCTCGCGTCGTTCGCGATCGCGTGGACCGCGTCGGCGAGCGCGGCCGGTGGCCCGACGGCGACGCTGCTCGCGTCACCCGCGTCCGGCGGACTCTCGAAGATCAAGCACGTCGTCCTGATCATGCAGGAGAACCGCTCGTTCGATCACTACTTCGGGATGTATCCCGGCGCCGACGGCATCCCGGTCGACGCGAGTGGCAACCCGACCGTGTGCGTGAACGACCCCACGACGCACCAGTGCGTGTATCCGTGGCACGACCCGACCGACATCACGAACGGCGGACCGCACGGCGCGCACGACGCGAACAACGACATCGACGGCGGCCGCATGGACGGCTTCATCAAGCAGTACCAGGCCGCGCTGAAGAATTGTCGAGGCAAGCCGAACCAGCCCGACTGCGGCGTGCCGAAGGCCGAGCCCGACGTGATGTCGTACAAGCTCCGCTCGGATCTACCGGAGTACTGGAGCTACGCCGACAACTACGTGCTCATGGACCACATGTTCGGATCGGGCCGCACGTGGAGCCTGCCCGAGCACCTGTTCATGGTCTCGGACTGGGCCGCGCGGTGCTACAAGCCGAACGACCCGATGAGCTGTGAGAACGAGGTCGACGCGGTCGACGACGCGCGCTTCCAGCCGTCGCCGAACTACGCGTGGACCGACGTCACCCACCTGCTGTCGCAGAACGGCGTCTCGTGGGGCTACTACGTGTTCGACGGCAGCGAGCCCGACTGCGAGGACCCCGGCGACCTCACGTGCATCCCGCTGCCGCAGTCGTATCGCACGGGGAGCATCTGGAACCCGTTGCCGTACTTCAGCGACGTCAAGCAGGCGGGCCAGCTCGGCAACATCCAGAGCGTCGACAACTTCGTGGCCGCCGCGCAGAACGGCAACCTGCCCGCGGTGTCGTGGGTCGTGCCGACGAACTCGGTGAGCGAGCACCCGCCCGCGTCGATCGAGGACGGCCGCAAGTACGTCACGTACATGGTCAACAAGGTCATGCAGAGTCCCGACTGGGACTCGACCGCGATCTTCCTCGCGTGGGACGACTGGGGCGGCTTCTACGACCACGTGAACCCGCCCGGCGTCGACGCGAACGGGTTCGGCATCCGCGTGCCCTCGCTGCTCATCAGCCCGTACGCGAAGCAGGGCTACGTCGATCACGGCGTGCACAGCTTCGACTCGTACCAGCGCTTCATCGAGGACGTGTTCCTCGGCTCGTCGCGACTCGACCCGACGACCGACGGTCGTCCCGACCCGCGGCCGGTGGTGCGCGAGAACTACCCGGGCCTCGCCGACCTCGCCGACGACTTCGACTTCACGCAGTCGCCGCGGCCGCCCGACATCATCGGCAACTCGAGCGCGTCGGCGCTCGCGGCGCCCGTGAATCCGAAGGCGAAGGCGCTGCCCTCCGCGCAACCGCCGAGCGCGGCCGACCTCTCGTCGCGCAGCATCATGCCCGCAACGCCGCCGCGCGCCGCCGTCGACGCGACGGCCGGTCCGATCTCCGGAACCGAGAACTTCTCGGTCGTGTTCGACGGGTCGCAGACCCGCACGGGGACGCGCGCGCTCACGCAGTGGTCCCTCGACTTCGGCGACGGCAAGAGCACGCAGGGAACCGGTGCGCCATCCGCGACGATCAAGCACACCTACGCGAGCGCCGGCGCCTTCACCGCGCACCTGCACGTCGTCGACCAGGCCGGCTCGACCGCCGACGACACGCTCGTCGCGAACGTGACCGCGGCGGCGCCGACGGTGTGGATCCAAGGCAGCAAGCCATTGGGCTTCGACACGCTGAGCGAGTCGTTCAACGCGTCGGAGAGCAGTGCGGGCAAGTGGACGATCGACTTCGGCGACGGCACCAAGGCGAAGAAGGGCACCGGCGTGCCGCCGGCCGCGCTCAGGCACGGGTACAAGCACGTCGGCATCTACACGACCACGCTCACGGTGACCGATCCGGATACCGGCCGGTCGAACGTCGCGCGTGCGGTCAGCACCGTGTCCGCGAGTCGCGCGCCGACCGCGGTGTCGAAGGTTCCCGACGTCGGTCCGAGCTCCGCGCACCTCCTCGCGGACCTCTGGTACAACGGCAAGCCGACGTCGTTCCACTTCGAGTGGGGCACGAACCCGTCGAACCTGAACAACTTCACCCCGACGCGGAGCGCGGCGAACGGCGCGAGCAGCCCGGCGCAGGAGATCACCGGCCTCACGGGCGGGGGCAAGTACTACTACCGGGTCGTCGCGACGAACAGCGTCGGCACGACGTACGGCGACGTCATCGCGTTCACCCCGAACACCGGGCCCAAGGTGAAGCTCACGAATCCGAAGTCGCTCACGAAGGACTCGGTCACGCTCACCGGCAGCGTGAATCCGCAGGACGCAGCCACGACGGCGCACTTCGAGTGGGGCGTCGGCAACAACATCGACCACGTGACGCCCGACGTCGACATGGGCGGCAACAAGGGCATGAAGCCGATCACCGCGGACCTCACGGGCTTGCAGCCGAACACCACGTACTCGTACCGGCTCGTCGCGGAGAACGCGGTCGGCGAGACCGCGAGCCCGGCGAAGAAGCTCACGACGAAACCCGCGACCGGCGGCGCGAGCGCGGCCGACGACACCGTCGCGTCGTCGTCTTCCATCGTTCACTTCTGA
- a CDS encoding sulfotransferase — protein sequence MGSPPPALDFVVIGAQKGGTTTLFEHLRQHPRLCLPADKEAPFFNRPELYSKGAEHLFTTYFPQPLPEGRLLGTVTPQYMCIRGCAQRVADAFPAARLVAILRDPVERAYSHYRMAARRDQDTRSFDDAIAEMLSSPEALEAGRASTRLGETYVAWSEYGRMLGDYLERFDREQLLVTYTSDLESEPAAVLGKIYEFLGVSVVLPDGLGERFHVGGSQRRFPNVQRRLRRSPVGWLWKRMPQGTRSRLFIRFDHWNVRRDEPAAEGDEGGRWSAETEARLRAHFAADEAALADRFALELPWA from the coding sequence ATGGGATCGCCGCCGCCTGCGCTCGACTTCGTCGTCATTGGCGCGCAGAAGGGCGGGACGACGACGCTCTTCGAGCACCTGCGCCAGCACCCGCGCCTGTGCCTTCCGGCCGACAAGGAAGCGCCGTTCTTCAACCGGCCCGAGCTGTACTCGAAGGGCGCGGAGCACCTCTTCACGACCTACTTCCCGCAGCCGCTGCCCGAGGGTCGGCTGCTCGGCACCGTGACGCCGCAGTACATGTGCATCCGCGGGTGCGCGCAACGGGTCGCCGACGCGTTCCCCGCGGCCCGGCTCGTCGCGATCCTGCGCGACCCGGTCGAGCGCGCGTACTCGCACTACCGGATGGCGGCGCGTCGCGATCAGGACACGCGGTCGTTCGACGACGCGATCGCGGAGATGCTCTCGAGTCCCGAAGCGCTCGAGGCCGGGCGCGCGTCGACCCGTCTCGGCGAGACCTACGTCGCGTGGAGCGAGTACGGCCGCATGCTCGGCGACTATCTCGAGCGCTTCGACCGCGAGCAGCTGCTCGTGACGTACACGAGCGACCTCGAGTCCGAGCCCGCCGCGGTGCTCGGCAAGATCTACGAGTTCCTCGGCGTGTCGGTCGTGTTGCCCGATGGGCTGGGGGAGCGCTTCCACGTCGGCGGCTCGCAGCGACGGTTCCCGAACGTGCAGCGCCGGTTGCGACGATCCCCGGTCGGCTGGCTGTGGAAGCGGATGCCGCAGGGCACGCGCAGTCGCCTCTTCATCAGGTTCGACCACTGGAACGTGCGTCGCGACGAACCCGCAGCCGAGGGTGACGAAGGCGGGCGCTGGTCGGCCGAGACCGAGGCCCGCCTGCGGGCGCACTTCGCGGCCGACGAGGCCGCGCTCGCCGACCGCTTCGCCCTCGAGCTGCCCTGGGCCTGA
- a CDS encoding sulfotransferase translates to MILIIGMSRSGTTFVGRLLESRPDVHLETEPHMVWKAGSFSHLPDDVVEDDARAASWIRQTLLDAAAEKTLVEKSPVNCLRPDLVHRVFPDARVVYVERDPARCIDSNYRRTLNHESLKPSIAIRKYLTPRRAEGDFGEHLDATGGRSLLKQVRPRDWPAFVAYTARLLWTRQTKGPLPFGPKMAGFVEIVRRDGPLAYHVEVLRVAQERKTRFVELYGDRLASFRLETLQTDPGEIARLFTFCGFPTDRIDALVGGFDRDLVSRASRPGPHDEEIHRLMKTQGVT, encoded by the coding sequence GTGATCCTGATCATCGGCATGTCCCGATCGGGCACCACGTTCGTCGGCCGGTTGCTCGAGTCACGTCCCGACGTGCACCTCGAGACCGAGCCGCACATGGTGTGGAAGGCCGGCAGCTTCTCGCATCTCCCGGACGACGTCGTCGAGGACGACGCGCGCGCCGCCTCGTGGATCCGGCAGACGCTGCTCGATGCCGCCGCCGAGAAGACACTCGTCGAGAAGTCGCCGGTGAACTGCCTCCGACCCGACCTCGTGCACCGAGTCTTCCCCGACGCGCGCGTCGTCTACGTCGAGCGCGATCCCGCCCGCTGCATCGACTCGAACTACCGGCGCACGCTGAACCACGAGTCGCTGAAGCCGTCGATCGCGATCCGCAAGTACCTGACGCCCCGCCGGGCCGAGGGCGACTTCGGCGAGCACCTCGACGCGACGGGTGGACGATCGCTGCTCAAGCAGGTGCGTCCGCGCGATTGGCCGGCATTCGTCGCGTACACGGCCCGCCTGCTCTGGACGCGCCAGACGAAGGGTCCGCTCCCGTTCGGGCCGAAGATGGCGGGCTTCGTCGAGATCGTGCGCCGCGACGGGCCGCTCGCCTATCACGTCGAGGTCCTGCGGGTCGCGCAGGAACGCAAGACCCGCTTCGTCGAGCTCTACGGCGACCGGCTCGCGAGCTTCCGGCTCGAGACGCTGCAGACCGATCCCGGCGAGATCGCGCGGCTCTTCACGTTCTGCGGGTTCCCGACCGATCGCATCGACGCCCTCGTCGGCGGCTTCGACCGCGATCTGGTGAGCCGCGCGTCGCGGCCGGGCCCACACGACGAGGAGATCCATCGACTGATGAAGACGCAGGGAGTCACGTGA